The Astyanax mexicanus isolate ESR-SI-001 chromosome 14, AstMex3_surface, whole genome shotgun sequence genome window below encodes:
- the ephx2 gene encoding bifunctional epoxide hydrolase 2 isoform X1, protein MFKAVFFGLWGGVVTPHPLLAFRKVENALKLPRDFILNTILKAGSEGAVFRADRGKLTLTQMFPELEAECQKEAASQGLSLPAHFSAQKLFDEVVQVEFNGPLLDAAATLQRQGIRTCVLANMWIDDSPQRDSIAKILHVLENRFDLVVRSSQIGAKLPEAAVFQSALDQLHVKPKEALWLDVSEESVKTAESLGMAAVHITEISEAVKKMETLTGIKLTVEQLPRACDAEKVSHGYVTVKPGVKIHYVEMGDGPPVLLCHGFPESWYSWRYQIPALADAGFRVIAPDMKGYGDSSAPADIEEYSQENIVKDLVTFMDKLGLAQVTLFGHDWGGSVAWNMAQCHPERLRAVASLNTPLFRVDPDTNPMERLKAMPIFDYQIYFQEPGVAEAELERNLARTFKLMFTASSEKGLLKGGTAGVCKRGGLFVGSPEDVPRSSMLSEEDLQYYMQQFSKSGFRGPLNWYRNVERNWRWLCSRPRGKILMPALMVTAGKDKVLLPSFSTGMENMIPNLTRGHIEECGHWTQMERPAELNKIIISWLKDTHEKASISFSPKL, encoded by the exons ATGTTTAAGGCTGTGTTTTTCGGGCTGTGGGGTGGGGTGGTCACCCCTCACCCGCTGCTGGCTTTCCGTAAAGTGGAAAACGCTCTCAAACTGCCAAG GGATTTCATTCTGAACACCATTCTGAAGGCAGGGAGTGAGGGTGCTGTGTTTCGAGCTGACCGAGGAAAGCTCACCCTTACACAG ATGTTCCCTGAGCTGGAGGCTGAGTGTCAGAAGGAAGCTGCCAGTCAGGGACTCTCTCTGCCTGCCCACTTCTCAGCCCAGAAGCTCTTTGATGAGGTGGTTCAGGTGGAGTTCAACGGGCCGCTGCTGGATGCTGCTGCCACTCTTCAGCGCCAGG GCATAAGAACCTGTGTCCTGGCCAATATGTGGATTGATGACAGCCCTCAGAGGGACAGTATTGCTAAAATTCTCCATGTCTTGGAAAACCGCTTTGATCTGGTGGTGCGATCCAGCCAAATTGGGGCAAAGCTCCCTGAAGCTGCTGTGTTCCAGTCGGCCTTGGATCAATTGCATGTTAAACCCAAAGAG GCTCTCTGGTTGGATGTATCTGAGGAAAGTGTGAAGACAGCTGAGAGCTTGGGCATGGCTGCTGTTCACATAACTGAGATCAGTGAAGCAGTGAAGAAGATGGAAACACTTACTGGGATAAAG CTTACAGTTGAGCAGTTGCCACGTGCTTGTGATGCTGAGAAAGTCAGCCATGGATATGTTACTGTCAAG CCTGGGGTGAAGATCCATTATGTGGAGATGGGGGATGGGCCTCCTGTTCTGCTTTGCCATGGGTTCCCTGAAAGCTGGTATTCCTGGAGGTACCAG ATTCCAGCTTTGGCTGATGCGGGGTTCAGGGTTATTGCTCCTGACATGAAAGGCTATGGTGACTCCTCTGCTCCAGCAG ATATTGAGGAATATTCACAAGAAAATATTGTAAAG GATCTGGTGACGTTCATGGATAAGTTG GGTCTTGCTCAGGTTACTCTGTTTGGGCACGACTGGGGTGGTTCGGTGGCTTGGAACATGGCTCAGTGTCATCCAGAGAGACTGAG GGCTGTTGCTTCTCTCAACACTCCTCTATTTCGTGTTGATCCAGACACAAATCCAATGGAACGACTGAAGGCTATGCCCATTTttgactatcaaatatactttcaGGAGCCT GGTGTGGCGGAGGCTGAGCTGGAGAGAAACCTGGCCAGGACTTTTAAACTGATGTTCACTGCTAGTAGTGAAAAA GGCCTTCTGAAAGGGGGCACTGCTGGAGTCTGTAAAAGAG GGGGGTTGTTTGTTGGGTCACCAGAGGATGTCCCCAGAAGCTCCATGCTAAGTGAGGAGGATCTGCAGTACTATATGCAGCAGTTCAGTAAGAGTGGCTTCAG GGGTCCTCTCAACTGGTATCGAAATGTGGAGAGGAACTGGCGCTGGCTGTGCTCAAGGCCAAGGGGCAAG ATCCTGATGCCAGCGCTGATGGTGACTGCAGGGAAAGATAAagtgcttctgcccagcttcagcaCTGGCATGGAGAACATG ATTCCTAATTTAACTAGAGGCCATATTGAAGAATGTGGACACTGGACCCAGATGGAGAG
- the ephx2 gene encoding bifunctional epoxide hydrolase 2 isoform X2: MFKAVFFGLWGGVVTPHPLLAFRKVENALKLPRDFILNTILKAGSEGAVFRADRGKLTLTQMFPELEAECQKEAASQGLSLPAHFSAQKLFDEVVQVEFNGPLLDAAATLQRQGIRTCVLANMWIDDSPQRDSIAKILHVLENRFDLVVRSSQIGAKLPEAAVFQSALDQLHVKPKEALWLDVSEESVKTAESLGMAAVHITEISEAVKKMETLTGIKLTVEQLPRACDAEKVSHGYVTVKPGVKIHYVEMGDGPPVLLCHGFPESWYSWRYQIPALADAGFRVIAPDMKGYGDSSAPADIEEYSQENIVKDLVTFMDKLGLAQVTLFGHDWGGSVAWNMAQCHPERLRAVASLNTPLFRVDPDTNPMERLKAMPIFDYQIYFQEPGVAEAELERNLARTFKLMFTASSEKGLLKGGTAGVCKRGGLFVGSPEDVPRSSMLSEEDLQYYMQQFSKSGFSPGCGNKTGE, translated from the exons ATGTTTAAGGCTGTGTTTTTCGGGCTGTGGGGTGGGGTGGTCACCCCTCACCCGCTGCTGGCTTTCCGTAAAGTGGAAAACGCTCTCAAACTGCCAAG GGATTTCATTCTGAACACCATTCTGAAGGCAGGGAGTGAGGGTGCTGTGTTTCGAGCTGACCGAGGAAAGCTCACCCTTACACAG ATGTTCCCTGAGCTGGAGGCTGAGTGTCAGAAGGAAGCTGCCAGTCAGGGACTCTCTCTGCCTGCCCACTTCTCAGCCCAGAAGCTCTTTGATGAGGTGGTTCAGGTGGAGTTCAACGGGCCGCTGCTGGATGCTGCTGCCACTCTTCAGCGCCAGG GCATAAGAACCTGTGTCCTGGCCAATATGTGGATTGATGACAGCCCTCAGAGGGACAGTATTGCTAAAATTCTCCATGTCTTGGAAAACCGCTTTGATCTGGTGGTGCGATCCAGCCAAATTGGGGCAAAGCTCCCTGAAGCTGCTGTGTTCCAGTCGGCCTTGGATCAATTGCATGTTAAACCCAAAGAG GCTCTCTGGTTGGATGTATCTGAGGAAAGTGTGAAGACAGCTGAGAGCTTGGGCATGGCTGCTGTTCACATAACTGAGATCAGTGAAGCAGTGAAGAAGATGGAAACACTTACTGGGATAAAG CTTACAGTTGAGCAGTTGCCACGTGCTTGTGATGCTGAGAAAGTCAGCCATGGATATGTTACTGTCAAG CCTGGGGTGAAGATCCATTATGTGGAGATGGGGGATGGGCCTCCTGTTCTGCTTTGCCATGGGTTCCCTGAAAGCTGGTATTCCTGGAGGTACCAG ATTCCAGCTTTGGCTGATGCGGGGTTCAGGGTTATTGCTCCTGACATGAAAGGCTATGGTGACTCCTCTGCTCCAGCAG ATATTGAGGAATATTCACAAGAAAATATTGTAAAG GATCTGGTGACGTTCATGGATAAGTTG GGTCTTGCTCAGGTTACTCTGTTTGGGCACGACTGGGGTGGTTCGGTGGCTTGGAACATGGCTCAGTGTCATCCAGAGAGACTGAG GGCTGTTGCTTCTCTCAACACTCCTCTATTTCGTGTTGATCCAGACACAAATCCAATGGAACGACTGAAGGCTATGCCCATTTttgactatcaaatatactttcaGGAGCCT GGTGTGGCGGAGGCTGAGCTGGAGAGAAACCTGGCCAGGACTTTTAAACTGATGTTCACTGCTAGTAGTGAAAAA GGCCTTCTGAAAGGGGGCACTGCTGGAGTCTGTAAAAGAG GGGGGTTGTTTGTTGGGTCACCAGAGGATGTCCCCAGAAGCTCCATGCTAAGTGAGGAGGATCTGCAGTACTATATGCAGCAGTTCAGTAAGAGTGGCTTCAG CCCGGGGTGTGGAAATAAGACTGGAGAATAG
- the chrna2a gene encoding neuronal acetylcholine receptor subunit alpha-2a produces MGRDLILVLMKTSFLCCVCFCEAGDWTHAHAEDQLFKKLFSGYNKWSRPVRNITDVVIVKFGLSIAQLIDVDEKNQMMTTNVWLKQEWNDYKLRWKPSDYDNVTSIRVPSELIWVPDIVLYNNADGEFAVTHMTKAHLFHTGKVLWVPPAIYKSSCSIDVTFFPFDQQNCKMKFGSWTYDKAKIDLERIENTVDLKDYWESGEWAIVNAVGTYNTKKYDCCHEIYPDITYFFIIRRLPLFYTINLIIPCLLISCLTVLVFYLPSDCGEKITLCISVLLSLTVFLLLITEIIPSTSLVIPLIGEYLLFTMIFVTLSIVITVFVLNVHHRSPSTHKMPGWVQSIFLGFIPRWLFMKRPAPDQTRRRLLLNAQEKKQVPNQTSNLSTSRSSWLQQETDVDIGRYQDSNGRAGMGIPASFSFPTATSLHLSESEPLLQSLYDLQQLGHRINLNSRPVNLSNLEPEPRLPFSHSVMQALEGVQYIADHLRAEDADFSVKEDWKYVAMVIDRIFLWMFIIVCLLGTVGLFLPPWLSGMI; encoded by the exons ATGGGACGAGATCTAATACTGGTCTTAATGAAGacttcttttctctgctgtgtttgtttttgcGAGGCTG GTGATTGGACCCATGCCCATGCTGAAGACCAGCTGTTTAAAAAGCTCTTTAGTGGCTATAATAAGTGGTCCAGGCCTGTGCGCAACATCACTGATGTCGTAATTGTCAAGTTTGGCCTCTCAATAGCCCAGCTGATTGatgtg GATGAGAAGAATCAAATGATGACGACCAATGTATGGCTTAAGCAG GAGTGGAATGACTATAAATTACGCTGGAAACCCTCTGATTATGACAATGTAACATCCATTAGGGTGCCATCTGAGCTGATCTGGGTGCCTGACATTGTCCTGTATAATAA TGCAGATGGTGAGTTTGCTGTGACCCACATGACCAAAGCCCACCTGTTCCACACTGGGAAGGTGCTCTGGGTGCCTCCAGCCATCTACAAGAGCTCCTGCAGCATTGATGTCACGTTCTTCCCCTTTGATCAGCAGAACTGCAAGATGAAATTTGGCTCTTGGACCTACGACAAAGCCAAGATTGACCTGGAGCGCATTGAGAACACTGTGGATCTGAAGGACTATTGGGAGAGTGGGGAATGGGCTATTGTCAACGCTGTGGGGACATATAACACGAAAAAATATGACTGCTGCCATGAAATCTACCCAGACATCACCTACTTCTTTATCATTCGCCGTCTTCCGCTCTTCTACACTATCAACCTCATCATCCCCTGCCTGCTCATCTCCTGCCTGACCGTGCTGGTGTTCTACCTGCCCTCAGACTGTGGCGAGAAGATCACACTGTGCATCTCTGTCCTCCTATCACTGACTGTCTTCCTCCTGCTCATCACAGAGATCATCCCTTCCACCTCACTGGTCATCCCACTCATTGGCGAGTATCTTCTCTTCACCATGATCTTTGTCACACTCTCCATTGTCAtcactgtgtttgtgttaaaCGTCCACCATCGCTCTCCAAGCACCCACAAGATGCCAGGCTGGGTTCAGTCCATATTCTTGGGCTTCATCCCCCGTTGGCTCTTCATGAAGCGTCCAGCTCCTGACCAGACACGTCGGCGGCTGCTGCTTAATGCACAAGAGAAGAAGCAAGTTCCAAACCAAACGTCCAACCTCAGCACCTCCAGGAGCAGCTGGCTGCAGCAGGAGACAGATGTGGACATTGGAAGGTATCAGGATAGTAATGGTAGAGCAGGAATGGGTATTCCAGCTAGTTTCTCCTTCCCTACAGCTACGTCTCTACACCTGTCTGAGTCTGAGCCCCTGCTTCAGAGCTTGTACGACCTGCAGCAGCTAGGACACAGGATCAACCTCAATTCACGGCCAGTCAATCTCAGCAATCTGGAACCCGAGCCCAGACTGCCCTTCTCTCACAGTGTCATGCAGGCCCTGGAGGGGGTGCAGTACATCGCTGATCACCTGCGTGCAGAAGATGCAGATTTCTCA GTCAAGGAGGACTGGAAATACGTCGCGATGGTGATTGACCGTATCTTCCTTTGGATGTTCATCATTGTATGCCTGCTGGGGACAGTTGGCCTCTTCCTGCCTCCCTGGCTCTCAGGGATGATCTAG